The Candidatus Bathyarchaeota archaeon DNA window GCAAAGGAGTAGACCGCCAATACAGCTGCCGCTATTCCAAAAAAATTCAACATCCTAAATTTCTCGCCCAAAAACACTATCGCTAAAATACTCGTGAACACAAAACTGAGTTGAACTATAGAAAAGTTAACACTAACTTCTCCAAATTTTAAAGATTCTAAGAGAAGCAGAAATGATGATACTAAAAGCACTCCACATATAGGAGCATGAATCAAAACACTCCTGGACATGCTTATAGAATTTTTGATTTTTGAGGTGATAAATGATAGAATGAAGAATGTTGCACCTTGCATTGCTACAATTCCTGTTGGTGTTGAACCGGTTGAGATGGCGACCTTGTAGATAAAGCCAAAGAGCCCATAGAGGAAAGTAGCGAACAAGAGTTGAATAAGCACGCTATAATGCATATTTTTGGTCTCAAGACTTTTTGAGAGTGCTATTATGCTAAAAGCTGCTAGACTAACTGCCAAAAATTTCCCTAAAGTTGCTTCTTCATGAATAAAGATTATTGCCAATATCGCTGTTATGATGAAGCTCAGTCTAAAAATAGTTACATTAATACTTGCTCGACCTTTGCTTAGACTTTTTAGAAAAAGTAGAACTGAAGTGTATACG harbors:
- a CDS encoding EamA family transporter yields the protein VYTSVLLFLKSLSKGRASINVTIFRLSFIITAILAIIFIHEEATLGKFLAVSLAAFSIIALSKSLETKNMHYSVLIQLLFATFLYGLFGFIYKVAISTGSTPTGIVAMQGATFFILSFITSKIKNSISMSRSVLIHAPICGVLLVSSFLLLLESLKFGEVSVNFSIVQLSFVFTSILAIVFLGEKFRMLNFFGIAAAVLAVYSFAFL